A genomic region of Pseudomonas sp. MPC6 contains the following coding sequences:
- a CDS encoding bifunctional alpha/beta hydrolase/class I SAM-dependent methyltransferase has protein sequence MREAQHQTFTTHDGVELFYRYWPGTTAPGEPRQAVLLFHRGHEHSGRIAHLVDELNLPDHDFFAWDARGHGLSPGARGDSPGFATSVRDVQTFCDHLGAAYGIDEDNIAVIAQSVGAVIVATWVHDYAPRIRALVLASPAFKVKLYVPFARQGLALMRRWRGNFFVNSYVKARFLSHDPQRVASYDNDPLITKAISVNVLLGLYDAAERVVADAQAIQVPTQLLISGADFVVHRRPQEQFFERLGSLHKEKHVLPGFFHDTLGEQRRETAVASVRRFILYNFEQPAARPSLLAADRLGLTCAESESLAAPLPRNSPRDLYWRMTRAGMGLGSRLSSGLKLGFDSGFDSGSTLDYVYRNTPTGTSAVGRLIDRNYLDSIGWRGIRQRKLHVEELLRLAMAHLRDQGREVRIVDIAAGHGRYILEALQGVDPLPESILLRDYSDINVRDGGALIRDKGLDAIARFVKGDAFDRADLAALDPKPTLAVVSGLYELFADNQRVSGSLAGLADAVEPGGYLVYTGQPWHPQLELIARALTSHREGQAWVMRRRTQAEMDQLVAAAGFRKIGMRVDEWGIFSVSLAQRVQ, from the coding sequence ATGCGCGAAGCCCAACATCAGACGTTCACCACCCATGACGGCGTGGAATTGTTTTACCGCTACTGGCCGGGTACCACGGCCCCGGGCGAACCACGCCAGGCCGTGCTGTTGTTTCACCGCGGCCATGAACACTCCGGGCGCATTGCCCATCTGGTGGATGAACTGAATCTGCCCGACCATGATTTCTTTGCCTGGGACGCCCGCGGTCATGGCCTCTCGCCCGGTGCCCGGGGCGACAGCCCGGGTTTTGCCACCAGCGTGCGTGACGTGCAGACCTTCTGCGATCACCTGGGCGCGGCTTACGGTATCGATGAAGACAATATCGCGGTAATTGCCCAGAGCGTCGGTGCGGTGATCGTGGCCACCTGGGTCCACGACTACGCGCCACGCATACGCGCCCTGGTGCTGGCGTCACCGGCGTTCAAGGTCAAGCTCTACGTGCCCTTCGCGCGTCAGGGGCTGGCGCTGATGCGCCGGTGGCGAGGCAACTTTTTCGTCAACAGCTACGTTAAAGCGCGTTTCCTCAGCCATGACCCGCAACGGGTCGCCAGCTACGACAACGACCCGCTGATCACCAAGGCGATTTCGGTCAATGTCCTGCTCGGCCTCTACGACGCTGCCGAGCGGGTGGTGGCCGATGCCCAGGCCATCCAGGTGCCGACGCAGCTGTTGATTTCCGGCGCCGATTTCGTGGTGCATCGCCGACCTCAGGAACAGTTCTTCGAGCGTCTCGGCAGCCTGCACAAGGAAAAACATGTGCTGCCGGGATTCTTCCACGACACCTTGGGTGAGCAACGCCGCGAGACTGCCGTCGCCAGCGTCCGTCGTTTTATCCTGTACAACTTCGAACAACCGGCTGCCCGCCCTTCCCTGCTGGCCGCCGACCGCCTGGGCCTGACCTGCGCCGAATCAGAGTCATTGGCCGCGCCATTGCCCCGCAATTCCCCGCGTGACCTGTACTGGCGCATGACCCGCGCCGGCATGGGCCTCGGCAGCCGGCTGTCGTCCGGGCTCAAGCTGGGTTTCGACAGCGGTTTCGATTCCGGCAGTACCCTGGACTACGTCTACCGCAACACGCCCACCGGCACGTCCGCCGTTGGCCGGCTGATCGATCGTAACTACCTGGACTCCATCGGTTGGCGCGGCATTCGCCAACGCAAGCTGCATGTCGAAGAACTGCTGCGCCTGGCCATGGCGCACTTGCGTGATCAGGGTCGCGAAGTGCGCATCGTCGACATTGCCGCCGGGCACGGGCGCTATATTCTGGAAGCCTTGCAGGGTGTCGACCCGCTGCCCGAGTCGATCCTGTTGCGCGACTACAGCGACATCAACGTGCGCGACGGCGGTGCGCTGATCCGCGACAAAGGCCTGGACGCCATCGCCCGATTCGTCAAGGGCGATGCCTTCGACCGCGCCGACCTCGCCGCACTCGATCCCAAGCCGACCCTGGCGGTGGTGTCCGGCCTGTACGAGCTGTTCGCCGACAACCAGAGGGTCAGCGGCTCTCTCGCCGGACTGGCCGACGCCGTGGAACCCGGTGGTTATCTGGTCTACACCGGCCAACCCTGGCACCCGCAGCTGGAACTGATCGCCCGCGCCTTGACCAGTCACCGTGAAGGCCAGGCCTGGGTCATGCGCCGGCGTACCCAGGCGGAAATGGACCAACTGGTAGCCGCCGCCGGCTTTCGCAAGATCGGCATGCGGGTCGATGAATGGGGCATTTTCAGCGTATCCCTGGCGCAACGGGTGCAATGA
- a CDS encoding CDP-alcohol phosphatidyltransferase family protein has product MPSIYQIKPAFQNLLRPWVQRLFNQGTTANQITLIAGIGSVLVGAVIAGFVQHPWVFWLVPAWMILRMALNAIDGMLAREFNQQSHLGAYLNELCDIVADCALILPFALLPGVSLWLVLLVALLALFSEYSGVLGPMVGASRRYDGPMGKSDRAFVLGVVAIAIALGWISALWINAVFAIIAVLLVYTLINRVRQGLKEVHEDTSSA; this is encoded by the coding sequence GTGCCCAGCATCTACCAGATCAAACCGGCGTTTCAAAACCTCCTGCGACCATGGGTGCAACGACTGTTCAACCAGGGCACCACCGCCAACCAGATCACCCTGATTGCAGGCATCGGCTCGGTGCTGGTGGGGGCGGTGATTGCCGGTTTCGTCCAGCACCCTTGGGTATTTTGGCTGGTGCCGGCCTGGATGATCCTGCGCATGGCGCTCAATGCCATCGATGGCATGCTCGCCCGGGAATTCAACCAGCAGTCGCACCTGGGGGCCTATCTCAATGAGCTGTGCGATATCGTCGCCGACTGTGCGCTGATATTGCCGTTCGCCCTGCTCCCGGGCGTCAGCCTGTGGCTGGTGCTGCTGGTCGCCCTGCTCGCCCTGTTCAGCGAGTACAGTGGCGTGCTGGGGCCGATGGTCGGTGCTTCGCGGCGCTATGACGGGCCCATGGGCAAAAGTGATCGGGCTTTTGTGCTGGGGGTCGTGGCGATCGCTATCGCCCTGGGCTGGATCAGCGCGCTTTGGATCAACGCCGTATTCGCGATCATCGCCGTGTTGTTGGTCTACACGCTGATCAATCGGGTCCGCCAGGGCCTCAAGGAAGTACACGAAGACACCTCTTCAGCATAA
- a CDS encoding PAAR domain-containing protein, which produces MAIGYYIRQGDKTTCGGTVLDAEPCITMFGENHARDGDRVSCGITGKTYAIAGGISHMRSKGRFLAGTLDSLSSCPCRAELIPSLKTATYSSREAVAPQGTRAAAQPATPASRNDPPVPRPSSHAPARTAPSPSFSELPGLVCQNLWRGYQQRAEAIVAPGGVLIADPKARNRAINAAYAQLWLEDQRFQWAGLAAFASKQVGCGLLHAAS; this is translated from the coding sequence ATGGCCATCGGGTATTACATTCGCCAAGGCGACAAGACTACCTGCGGCGGCACGGTGCTGGATGCAGAGCCCTGCATCACGATGTTTGGCGAAAACCATGCCCGCGACGGGGATAGGGTTTCCTGCGGAATAACCGGCAAGACCTACGCAATAGCCGGCGGGATTTCGCATATGCGAAGCAAGGGCCGGTTCTTGGCCGGTACGCTGGACAGCCTCAGCTCTTGCCCTTGCAGAGCCGAGTTGATCCCCTCGCTAAAAACGGCCACTTACTCCTCCAGGGAGGCCGTTGCGCCGCAAGGTACCCGTGCCGCCGCTCAGCCAGCCACTCCGGCATCCCGCAATGATCCGCCAGTACCACGCCCATCCAGCCATGCGCCGGCGCGAACGGCGCCCTCACCGTCCTTCAGTGAATTACCGGGGCTGGTCTGCCAGAACCTCTGGCGCGGGTATCAACAACGCGCCGAAGCCATAGTAGCGCCGGGCGGCGTACTGATCGCCGACCCCAAGGCGCGGAATCGCGCGATCAATGCCGCTTATGCGCAGTTGTGGCTGGAAGATCAGCGTTTCCAATGGGCGGGACTTGCGGCGTTCGCTTCCAAGCAGGTTGGGTGTGGCCTGCTGCATGCGGCGAGTTAG
- a CDS encoding EAL domain-containing protein — translation MPKSVDRIPPMPRIQALDPKRSEQSWESAPQLLAALNGARLGAWYWDIERGQISWSRGTQALFGFDPRQPLPADLEYLDLLPPEDRAKTIRAFHAVIAGAPLEQAMHHRIQWPDGSLHWLEINGSLLPDKHGRPRMIGVIREITHQRQREQALSSSEKRFATLFHLCPNMVLLTRQEDGLISEANQYFESLFGWPVQDAIGRTTLELGLWVHPEQRAQLVKATKAKGELTSMEVQFRASNGQVHDGILSAQKVELEGQPYLLSTFLDTTEAKAAEHALKDSQERLDLALDSAQLGTWDWHIPSGMLYGSARAAQLHGLEAKPFHEAFDDFFEGVPGEERDSMRDAYRSLREGPAGNYQLTYRVQLPDGSSRYLESRARLYRDDNGAPLRMAGTLLDITDQVEREQRLVASEEKFATLFQVSPDPICVTHQDTGLFIEINSSFTQTFGWSTAEVIGRSADEIGLWDASAKSLRRIEQVIREQGLNNVAIVVQHKDGQTLTCVISSRQISVGNQPCIVTTLRDITQQQRSEAALKASEEKFAKAFHSSPDAITITERDTGRYLEVNDGFCRLTGYRADEVIGRTVYQVGIWAEEKQRSMLLAELQMKGRVHHLEMLGRNKRGELLTVEVSVEPITLNETACLLLTARDVSLLKNAEAQIRHLAYHDPLTNLPNRALLMDRLSQQIALLKRHNLRGALMFLDLDHFKHINDSLGHPVGDTVLKIITARLEASVRMEDTVARLGGDEFVVLLSGLEGTRNDVSDQVLELADTLRELLSEPMFLDGQRLQVTPSIGIALIPDHGSTPTDLLKRADIALYRAKDSGRNTTQMYHNTMQKAASQRLRLETDLRQALSRGEFRVHYQPQVDARDGRIVGAEALVRWDHPEFGAQSPTEFIKVLEDSGMILEVGTWIIEEVCAAFKQLVAKNLIDPLDFSLCVNISPRQFRQNDFVERIERSLASHGLPCSLLKLEITEGIVIQNLEDTISKMRRLKKLGVSFAMDDFGTGYSSLTYLKRLPVDTLKIDQSFIRDATTDPNDAEIIRAIVAMARSLELKVIAEGVETQDQLDFLQGLGCHFYQGYLHSRPLPVEAFRKLLK, via the coding sequence ATGCCGAAATCTGTTGACCGAATTCCGCCGATGCCGCGTATTCAGGCGCTGGACCCGAAACGGTCCGAGCAGAGCTGGGAAAGTGCGCCGCAACTGCTGGCCGCCCTCAACGGCGCGCGCCTGGGCGCCTGGTATTGGGACATCGAGCGCGGGCAGATCAGCTGGTCCCGGGGCACCCAGGCATTGTTCGGCTTCGATCCCCGGCAACCGCTGCCGGCCGATCTGGAATACCTCGACCTGCTGCCACCCGAGGACCGCGCGAAAACCATCCGCGCCTTCCACGCGGTGATCGCCGGCGCCCCGCTGGAACAGGCGATGCACCACCGCATTCAATGGCCCGACGGCAGCCTGCACTGGCTGGAGATCAACGGCAGCCTGCTGCCGGACAAGCACGGCCGGCCACGGATGATTGGCGTCATCCGCGAAATCACCCACCAGCGTCAGCGTGAACAGGCCCTGAGCAGTTCGGAAAAACGCTTCGCCACGCTGTTTCACCTGTGCCCGAACATGGTGTTGCTGACCCGCCAGGAAGACGGCCTGATCAGTGAAGCCAACCAGTATTTCGAAAGCCTGTTCGGCTGGCCGGTGCAAGACGCGATCGGCCGCACCACCCTCGAGCTGGGCCTGTGGGTGCACCCGGAACAACGGGCGCAACTGGTCAAGGCCACCAAGGCCAAGGGCGAATTGACCAGCATGGAGGTGCAGTTTCGCGCCAGCAACGGCCAGGTTCACGATGGCATCCTCAGCGCGCAGAAAGTCGAACTCGAAGGCCAGCCCTACCTGCTGAGCACCTTCCTCGATACCACCGAGGCCAAAGCCGCCGAACACGCCCTGAAAGACAGCCAGGAACGCCTCGACCTGGCCCTGGATTCGGCGCAACTGGGCACGTGGGACTGGCACATTCCCAGCGGCATGCTCTACGGTTCGGCGCGGGCCGCCCAACTGCACGGGCTGGAGGCCAAACCTTTCCATGAAGCCTTCGATGATTTTTTCGAAGGCGTGCCCGGCGAAGAACGCGACAGCATGCGCGATGCCTACCGCAGCTTGCGCGAAGGCCCGGCCGGCAATTATCAGCTGACTTACCGCGTGCAGTTGCCGGACGGCAGTTCGCGCTACCTGGAAAGCCGCGCCCGCCTGTACCGCGACGACAACGGCGCGCCGCTGCGCATGGCCGGCACGCTGCTCGACATTACCGATCAGGTGGAACGCGAACAGCGGCTGGTGGCCTCTGAAGAGAAATTCGCCACCCTGTTCCAAGTCAGCCCGGACCCGATCTGCGTGACACACCAGGACACCGGCCTTTTCATCGAGATCAACTCCAGCTTCACCCAGACCTTCGGCTGGAGCACCGCCGAGGTGATTGGCCGCAGTGCCGACGAAATCGGCCTGTGGGACGCCTCGGCGAAAAGCCTGCGGCGGATCGAACAAGTCATCCGCGAACAAGGCCTGAACAATGTCGCGATCGTGGTTCAGCACAAAGACGGGCAGACCCTGACCTGCGTGATTTCCAGCCGCCAGATCAGCGTCGGCAACCAGCCATGCATCGTCACCACCCTGCGCGACATCACCCAGCAGCAACGCTCGGAAGCGGCGCTCAAGGCCAGCGAAGAGAAGTTCGCCAAGGCCTTCCACTCCAGCCCCGATGCCATCACCATCACCGAGCGCGACACCGGACGCTATCTGGAAGTCAACGATGGCTTCTGTCGCCTGACCGGCTATCGCGCCGACGAAGTGATCGGCCGCACGGTGTACCAGGTCGGCATCTGGGCTGAGGAAAAACAGCGTTCGATGCTGCTGGCCGAACTACAGATGAAGGGCCGGGTGCATCACCTGGAGATGCTCGGGCGCAATAAACGCGGCGAGTTGCTGACCGTCGAAGTCTCGGTGGAACCCATCACCCTGAACGAAACCGCTTGCCTGCTGCTGACGGCGCGGGACGTCAGCCTGCTGAAAAATGCCGAAGCGCAGATCCGCCACCTGGCCTACCACGACCCTTTGACCAACCTGCCCAACCGCGCGCTGCTGATGGATCGCCTGAGCCAGCAGATCGCCCTGCTCAAGCGCCACAACCTGCGCGGCGCGCTGATGTTTCTCGACCTTGACCACTTCAAGCACATCAATGATTCGCTCGGCCATCCCGTGGGCGATACGGTGCTGAAGATCATCACCGCGCGCCTTGAAGCCAGCGTGCGCATGGAGGACACCGTTGCGCGGCTGGGGGGTGATGAGTTCGTGGTGCTGCTCAGCGGTCTTGAGGGCACGCGCAACGACGTCAGCGATCAGGTCCTGGAGCTGGCCGACACCTTGCGTGAACTGCTGTCCGAACCGATGTTCCTCGACGGCCAGCGCCTGCAGGTGACCCCGAGCATCGGCATCGCATTGATACCCGATCACGGCTCGACCCCGACCGACCTGCTCAAGCGCGCCGACATCGCGCTGTATCGGGCCAAGGATTCGGGGCGCAACACCACACAGATGTATCACAACACCATGCAGAAGGCGGCGAGCCAACGCCTGCGCCTGGAAACCGACCTGCGCCAGGCCCTGTCCCGCGGCGAGTTTCGCGTGCATTACCAACCGCAGGTGGACGCCCGGGACGGCCGCATCGTCGGCGCCGAGGCGCTGGTGCGCTGGGACCATCCGGAATTCGGCGCGCAGTCGCCCACCGAGTTCATCAAGGTGCTGGAGGACAGCGGGATGATCCTCGAGGTGGGCACCTGGATCATCGAGGAGGTCTGCGCCGCCTTCAAACAGCTGGTCGCCAAAAACCTGATCGACCCGCTCGACTTCAGCCTGTGCGTGAACATCAGCCCGCGACAGTTCCGCCAGAACGACTTCGTCGAACGCATCGAACGCAGCCTCGCCAGTCACGGCCTGCCCTGCTCGCTGCTGAAGCTGGAAATCACCGAAGGCATCGTCATCCAGAACCTGGAAGACACCATCAGCAAAATGCGCCGCCTGAAAAAACTCGGCGTAAGTTTCGCCATGGACGACTTCGGCACCGGTTACTCCTCGCTGACCTACCTCAAGCGCCTGCCGGTCGACACCCTGAAAATCGACCAGTCCTTCATCCGCGACGCCACCACCGACCCCAACGATGCCGAGATCATCCGCGCCATTGTCGCCATGGCCCGCAGCCTGGAATTGAAGGTGATCGCCGAAGGGGTGGAAACCCAGGACCAGCTGGATTTCCTGCAGGGGCTGGGCTGTCACTTTTATCAGGGGTATTTGCACAGTCGGCCGTTGCCGGTGGAGGCGTTCAGGAAACTCCTGAAATAA
- a CDS encoding LysR family transcriptional regulator, with protein sequence MDLANLNAFIAIAETGSFSGAGERLHLTQPAISKRIAGLEQQLKVRLFDRLGREVGLTEAGRALLPRAYQILNVLDDTRRALTNLTGEVSGRLTLATSHHIGLHRLPPLLREFTRRYPEVALDIQFLDSEVAYEEILHGRAELAVITLAPEPHALVKATPVWDDPLDFVVAPEHSLISNGPVSLADIALHPAVFPGGNTFTHHIVQRLFEARGLTPNIAMSTNYLETIKMMVSIGLAWSVLPRTMLDEQVARIPLPGIQLTRQLGYILHTERTLSNAARAFMALLDAQIDGPGIQG encoded by the coding sequence ATGGACCTGGCCAACCTCAATGCTTTCATAGCGATTGCCGAGACCGGCAGCTTCTCCGGCGCCGGCGAGCGGCTGCACCTCACGCAACCGGCCATCAGCAAGCGCATCGCCGGGCTGGAACAGCAACTGAAGGTGCGCCTGTTCGATCGCCTGGGACGTGAAGTCGGCCTGACCGAGGCCGGCCGCGCCTTGTTGCCCCGGGCCTATCAGATCCTCAATGTGCTGGACGACACTCGGCGCGCCCTGACCAACCTGACCGGCGAAGTCAGCGGCCGCCTGACCCTGGCCACCAGTCACCACATCGGCCTGCACCGCCTGCCGCCTTTATTGAGGGAGTTCACCCGGCGCTACCCGGAGGTGGCGCTGGATATCCAGTTCCTCGACTCGGAAGTGGCCTACGAAGAAATCCTCCATGGCCGCGCCGAGCTGGCGGTCATCACCCTGGCGCCGGAGCCCCACGCCCTGGTGAAGGCCACGCCCGTATGGGACGACCCGCTGGATTTCGTGGTCGCCCCGGAGCATTCGCTGATCAGCAACGGCCCGGTCAGCCTGGCGGACATTGCCCTGCACCCGGCGGTATTCCCCGGCGGCAACACCTTTACCCACCACATCGTCCAGCGCCTGTTCGAAGCCCGGGGCCTGACGCCGAACATCGCCATGAGCACCAATTATCTGGAAACGATCAAGATGATGGTCTCGATCGGCCTTGCCTGGAGCGTGCTGCCGCGCACCATGCTCGACGAGCAAGTTGCACGAATACCTTTACCGGGCATACAACTGACTCGCCAGCTAGGCTATATCTTGCACACCGAACGGACGCTCTCGAATGCGGCACGGGCCTTTATGGCCCTGCTGGATGCACAAATCGATGGGCCAGGGATTCAGGGCTAA